In the genome of Quercus robur chromosome 3, dhQueRobu3.1, whole genome shotgun sequence, one region contains:
- the LOC126718560 gene encoding WAT1-related protein At3g28050-like isoform X4, which yields MKGLGVTTAMVAVQFLEVGFNTMLKAAMSKGMSNFVFVVYSNGLAIFVLLLASFIFYRKRSLPPLTVSLVCRIFLLGLLSCCVQSFMFTGIRYSSPTLASAMVDLTPAFTFILALISRMEKLDLRTQSSLAKCIGTMVSIIGALIVTLYKGLPIINALSSKGQPSEVLLSLQSNWVLGGFLLAIGSLCLSILFIVQTWIIREYPAELIVTLIASFFATFQSALVALVAEKDPKVWRLRSNMELIAIGYSAVFLVAARNVVATWACRKKGPVFVALFSPLGMVIALVMGVTFLGDTLYLGSLIGATVIALGFYAVIWGQAQEEKTIENRGICSFESSSAKVPLLENKGLDI from the exons atgaagggCTTGGGAGTAACAACAGCCATGGTGGCAGTCCAGTTCCTTGAGGTGGGCTTCAACACTATGCTAAAAGCAGCCATGAGTAAAGGGATGAGTAACTTTGTTTTTGTGGTTTACTCAAATGGCCTTGCCATCTTCGTTCTTCTTCTAGCTTCCTTCATCTTTTACAG AAAAAGAAGTCTTCCTCCACTGACAGTTTCATTAGTCTGTAGAATCTTTCTTCTTGGCCTGCTAAg TTGCTGTGTGCAGAGCTTCATGTTTACTGGTATAAGGTACAGCTCTCCAACTTTGGCCTCAGCAATGGTTGACCTGACTCCAGCTTTTACTTTCATACTTGCCCTCATCTCCAG GATGGAAAAGCTGGACTTGAGAACCCAAAGCAGTCTTGCTAAGTGTATTGGCACCATGGTATCCATTATAGGTGCATTAATTGTGACTTTGTACAAAGGCCTGCCTATCATAAATGCTTTATCATCCAAGGGTCAACCCAGTGAGGTTCTTCTGTCACTGCAATCAAATTGGGTCCTTGGAGGCTTTCTCCTTGCCATTGGTAGCTTATGTCTTTCAATATTGTTTATTGTCCAG ACCTGGATTATTAGAGAGTATCCTGCAGAGTTGATTGTAACACTTATTGCTAGCTTTTTTGCGACCTTCCAATCTGCCTTGGTGGCTCTAGTTGCAGAGAAAGACCCAAAAGTTTGGAGATTAAGGTCTAATATGGAGTTGATAGCTATAGGCTATTCG GCCGTTTTCCTGGTAGCTGCACGAAATGTTGTTGCTACATGGGCATGTCGCAAGAAGGGTCCTGTCTTTGTTGCATTATTTAGTCCTCTAGGGATGGTCATTGCACTTGTAATGGGTGTTACTTTTCTTGGGGATACTCTCTATCTTGGAAG TTTGATAGGAGCAACTGTAATAGCTCTTGGGTTTTATGCTGTGATATGGGGGCAAGCACAGGAAGAGAAGACCATTGAAAACAGAGGAATTTGTAGCTTTGAGTCATCTTCTGCTAAAGTTCCTCTTTTGGAAAACAAAGGCTTGGATATCTAG
- the LOC126718562 gene encoding WAT1-related protein At3g28050-like, whose protein sequence is MWSLGVTAIMVAVEFFEVGLTTLSKAAMRKGMSNFVFIVYSNALAILFLLSSSLIFYRKRTCPRLTFSIFCRMFLLGVLSCCVQSFMYFGIGYSSPTLASAMTDLTPAFTFILAILSRMEKLDFRLRSSQAKSIGTMVSIAGALMVTLYKGPPITFAASPHNLHHELHASVQSDWLIGGLLLVAACFCFALLLIVQTWIMKDYPAVLMQTLICCIIVTIQIASVSLVAEKDPNAWRLRPDIELIAIGYSALFGIAIRSVVHTWACNKKGPVYVSLFKPLGIVIALVMGVAFLGDTLYLGSVVGAAVIATGFYSVIWGKAQEEKRVEDTGISDLGSFASKVPLLQNKSMRI, encoded by the exons atgTGGAGTTTAGGTGTGACAGCAATAATGGTGGCAGTAGAGTTCTTTGAGGTGGGCTTAACAACATTAAGCAAAGCAGCCATGAGAAAAGGGATGAGTAACTTTGTTTTCATTGTGTACTCTAACGCCCTCGCTATCTTGTTCCTTCTTTCATCATCTCTCATCTTTTACAG AAAAAGAACTTGTCCTCGACTTACATTCTCCATCTTTTGTAGAATGTTCCTCCTTGGTGTGCTCAG ttgctgTGTGCAGTCGTTTATGTATTTTGGGATAGGGTACAGCTCTCCCACTTTAGCCTCAGCCATGACTGATCTAACTCCAGCATTTACTTTCATTCTTGCCATCTTATCCCG AATGGAAAAGCTAGACTTTAGACTCAGAAGCAGCCAGGCCAAGTCTATTGGTACCATGGTCTCAATTGCAGGGGCATTAATGGTGACATTGTACAAAGGACCGCCAATCACATTTGCTGCATCACCGCATAATTTACATCATGAGCTTCATGCATCAGTGCAATCTGACTGGCTCATTGGAGGCCTTCTCCTAGTAGCTGCATGCTTTTGTTTTGCACTTTTGTTAATTGTTCAG ACCTGGATCATGAAGGACTACCCCGCAGTGCTGATGCAAACACTCATTTGTTGCATTATTGTGACCATCCAAATTGCCTCTGTCTCTTTGGTTGCGGAGAAAGACCCGAATGCTTGGCGACTAAGGCCTGATATTGAGTTGATAGCTATAGGGTACTCG GCACTCTTTGGGATAGCAATTCGAAGTGTTGTTCACACATGGGCATGTAACAAGAAGGGGCCTGTTTATGTCTCATTGTTTAAGCCCCTTGGAATTGTCATTGCACTTGTCATGGGGGTTGCTTTTCTCGGGGATACTCTTTACCTTGGAAG TGTGGTTGGAGCGGCTGTAATAGCTACTGGGTTTTATTCTGTGATTTGGGGTAAAGCCCAAGAAGAGAAGAGGGTGGAGGATACAGGAATTTCTGACCTTGGGTCATTCGCTTCTAAAGTCCCACTTCTTCAGAACAAAAGCATGAGAATTTAG
- the LOC126718560 gene encoding WAT1-related protein At3g28050-like isoform X1 codes for MSSSREREMKGLGVTTAMVAVQFLEVGFNTMLKAAMSKGMSNFVFVVYSNGLAIFVLLLASFIFYRKRSLPPLTVSLVCRIFLLGLLSCCVQSFMFTGIRYSSPTLASAMVDLTPAFTFILALISRMEKLDLRTQSSLAKCIGTMVSIIGALIVTLYKGLPIINALSSKGQPSEVLLSLQSNWVLGGFLLAIGSLCLSILFIVQTWIIREYPAELIVTLIASFFATFQSALVALVAEKDPKVWRLRSNMELIAIGYSAVFLVAARNVVATWACRKKGPVFVALFSPLGMVIALVMGVTFLGDTLYLGSLIGATVIALGFYAVIWGQAQEEKTIENRGICSFESSSAKVPLLENKGLDI; via the exons GTGGGCTTCAACACTATGCTAAAAGCAGCCATGAGTAAAGGGATGAGTAACTTTGTTTTTGTGGTTTACTCAAATGGCCTTGCCATCTTCGTTCTTCTTCTAGCTTCCTTCATCTTTTACAG AAAAAGAAGTCTTCCTCCACTGACAGTTTCATTAGTCTGTAGAATCTTTCTTCTTGGCCTGCTAAg TTGCTGTGTGCAGAGCTTCATGTTTACTGGTATAAGGTACAGCTCTCCAACTTTGGCCTCAGCAATGGTTGACCTGACTCCAGCTTTTACTTTCATACTTGCCCTCATCTCCAG GATGGAAAAGCTGGACTTGAGAACCCAAAGCAGTCTTGCTAAGTGTATTGGCACCATGGTATCCATTATAGGTGCATTAATTGTGACTTTGTACAAAGGCCTGCCTATCATAAATGCTTTATCATCCAAGGGTCAACCCAGTGAGGTTCTTCTGTCACTGCAATCAAATTGGGTCCTTGGAGGCTTTCTCCTTGCCATTGGTAGCTTATGTCTTTCAATATTGTTTATTGTCCAG ACCTGGATTATTAGAGAGTATCCTGCAGAGTTGATTGTAACACTTATTGCTAGCTTTTTTGCGACCTTCCAATCTGCCTTGGTGGCTCTAGTTGCAGAGAAAGACCCAAAAGTTTGGAGATTAAGGTCTAATATGGAGTTGATAGCTATAGGCTATTCG GCCGTTTTCCTGGTAGCTGCACGAAATGTTGTTGCTACATGGGCATGTCGCAAGAAGGGTCCTGTCTTTGTTGCATTATTTAGTCCTCTAGGGATGGTCATTGCACTTGTAATGGGTGTTACTTTTCTTGGGGATACTCTCTATCTTGGAAG TTTGATAGGAGCAACTGTAATAGCTCTTGGGTTTTATGCTGTGATATGGGGGCAAGCACAGGAAGAGAAGACCATTGAAAACAGAGGAATTTGTAGCTTTGAGTCATCTTCTGCTAAAGTTCCTCTTTTGGAAAACAAAGGCTTGGATATCTAG
- the LOC126718560 gene encoding WAT1-related protein At3g28050-like isoform X5 gives MSSSREREMKGLGVTTAMVAVQFLEVGFNTMLKAAMSKGMSNFVFVVYSNGLAIFVLLLASFIFYRKRSLPPLTVSLVCRIFLLGLLSCCVQSFMFTGIRMEKLDLRTQSSLAKCIGTMVSIIGALIVTLYKGLPIINALSSKGQPSEVLLSLQSNWVLGGFLLAIGSLCLSILFIVQTWIIREYPAELIVTLIASFFATFQSALVALVAEKDPKVWRLRSNMELIAIGYSAVFLVAARNVVATWACRKKGPVFVALFSPLGMVIALVMGVTFLGDTLYLGSLIGATVIALGFYAVIWGQAQEEKTIENRGICSFESSSAKVPLLENKGLDI, from the exons GTGGGCTTCAACACTATGCTAAAAGCAGCCATGAGTAAAGGGATGAGTAACTTTGTTTTTGTGGTTTACTCAAATGGCCTTGCCATCTTCGTTCTTCTTCTAGCTTCCTTCATCTTTTACAG AAAAAGAAGTCTTCCTCCACTGACAGTTTCATTAGTCTGTAGAATCTTTCTTCTTGGCCTGCTAAg TTGCTGTGTGCAGAGCTTCATGTTTACTGGTATAAG GATGGAAAAGCTGGACTTGAGAACCCAAAGCAGTCTTGCTAAGTGTATTGGCACCATGGTATCCATTATAGGTGCATTAATTGTGACTTTGTACAAAGGCCTGCCTATCATAAATGCTTTATCATCCAAGGGTCAACCCAGTGAGGTTCTTCTGTCACTGCAATCAAATTGGGTCCTTGGAGGCTTTCTCCTTGCCATTGGTAGCTTATGTCTTTCAATATTGTTTATTGTCCAG ACCTGGATTATTAGAGAGTATCCTGCAGAGTTGATTGTAACACTTATTGCTAGCTTTTTTGCGACCTTCCAATCTGCCTTGGTGGCTCTAGTTGCAGAGAAAGACCCAAAAGTTTGGAGATTAAGGTCTAATATGGAGTTGATAGCTATAGGCTATTCG GCCGTTTTCCTGGTAGCTGCACGAAATGTTGTTGCTACATGGGCATGTCGCAAGAAGGGTCCTGTCTTTGTTGCATTATTTAGTCCTCTAGGGATGGTCATTGCACTTGTAATGGGTGTTACTTTTCTTGGGGATACTCTCTATCTTGGAAG TTTGATAGGAGCAACTGTAATAGCTCTTGGGTTTTATGCTGTGATATGGGGGCAAGCACAGGAAGAGAAGACCATTGAAAACAGAGGAATTTGTAGCTTTGAGTCATCTTCTGCTAAAGTTCCTCTTTTGGAAAACAAAGGCTTGGATATCTAG